The following are encoded together in the Edaphobacter lichenicola genome:
- the hmgA gene encoding homogentisate 1,2-dioxygenase — protein MPDLKYSSGFGNEFATEAHSGALPVGQNAPQKAPLGLYTEQLSGSPFTAPRLLNRRTWTYRIRPSVMHKPYERIANGMVRSTPFNEIETTPSQLRWDPLPLPTTPVDFIDGLTTLAGNGDLTMHSGVAIHIYAATKSMTDRFFYTADGELLFVPQLGRLMLHTELGILDLTPGEVALIPRGIKFRVELLDPQARGYLLENYGASFRLPELGAIGANGLANSRDFLTPHAAYDDRDNGTFQVVAKFQGNLWASDFDHSPLDVVAWHGNYAPCKYDLARFNCINSVSFDHPDPSIYTVLTSPSEIPGTANVDFAIFPPRWIVAEHTFRPPWFHRNFMNEFMGLVTGEYDAKAEGFVPGGASLHNCMSGHGPDAETFDRASKADLKPVKLEGTMAFMFETRFVCRPTKFAMDTAARQHEYYTCWQTLKKNFKP, from the coding sequence ATGCCCGATCTCAAGTACTCCAGCGGCTTCGGAAATGAGTTTGCCACCGAGGCCCACTCCGGCGCCCTCCCCGTCGGCCAGAACGCCCCACAAAAGGCCCCGCTCGGCCTCTACACCGAGCAGCTCAGCGGCAGCCCTTTCACCGCGCCGCGCCTGCTCAACCGCCGCACCTGGACCTACCGCATCCGCCCCTCCGTCATGCACAAGCCCTACGAGCGCATCGCCAACGGCATGGTCCGCTCCACTCCCTTCAACGAGATCGAGACCACGCCCAGCCAACTCCGCTGGGACCCGCTCCCGTTACCAACGACGCCAGTCGACTTCATCGACGGCCTCACCACCCTCGCCGGCAACGGCGACCTCACCATGCACTCCGGCGTCGCCATCCACATCTACGCCGCAACCAAAAGCATGACCGACCGCTTCTTCTACACCGCCGACGGCGAGCTTCTCTTCGTCCCCCAGCTCGGCCGCCTCATGCTCCACACCGAACTCGGCATCCTCGATCTCACCCCCGGCGAAGTCGCCCTCATCCCCCGCGGCATCAAGTTCCGCGTAGAACTTCTCGACCCCCAGGCCCGCGGCTACCTCCTAGAAAACTACGGCGCCAGCTTCCGCCTGCCAGAGCTCGGCGCAATCGGCGCCAACGGCCTGGCCAACAGCCGCGACTTCCTCACCCCGCACGCCGCCTACGACGACCGCGACAACGGCACCTTCCAGGTAGTCGCAAAGTTCCAGGGCAATCTCTGGGCCTCCGACTTCGATCACTCCCCGCTCGACGTCGTCGCCTGGCACGGCAACTACGCCCCCTGCAAGTACGACCTCGCCCGCTTCAACTGCATCAACTCCGTCAGCTTCGACCACCCCGACCCCTCCATCTACACCGTCCTCACCTCACCCAGCGAGATCCCCGGCACCGCCAACGTAGACTTCGCCATCTTCCCCCCGCGTTGGATCGTCGCCGAACACACCTTCCGCCCACCCTGGTTCCACCGCAACTTCATGAACGAGTTCATGGGCCTGGTCACAGGCGAGTATGACGCCAAGGCCGAAGGCTTCGTCCCCGGCGGAGCCAGCCTGCACAACTGCATGAGCGGCCACGGCCCCGACGCAGAAACCTTCGACCGCGCCAGCAAAGCCGACCTCAAGCCCGTCAAACTCGAAGGCACCATGGCTTTCATGTTTGAAACCCGCTTCGTCTGCCGTCCCACAAAGTTCGCGATGGACACCGCCGCCCGCCAGCACGAGTACTACACCTGCTGGCAGACCCTTAAGAAAAACTTCAAACCGTAG